CTCTTTCGATTTGTATAAATTTCTGTTCATCTATTGCATAAAATTGTATCCATTCTCCTGCTTCGTACATTGACATTGGTTCACGCTCGCTGCTAAATACTTTTAACGGTGTGCGTCCAATAATTTGCCATCCGCCAGGAGAATCTGATGGATATAGTCCTGTTTGATTATTCGCAATACCTACAGAACCTGCATGAATTTTTAACCTTGGCTGATTACGTCTAGGTGTATGTAGTTGTTCATCAAGTCCGCCTAAGTATGGAAATCCTGGCATAAATCCTAGCATATATATTAAATAAGGTTTACTTGTATGTTTTTCAATAACTTGCTCAACAGTTATTCGATTATGCTTTGCTACTTCTTCAATATCTGGTCCATATGTACCACCATATTGAACAGGTATTTTAATAATACGATTGGTTTGATTCACAGCATGAACATTTTTTTCATTAAA
The genomic region above belongs to Staphylococcus aureus and contains:
- the pxpB gene encoding 5-oxoprolinase subunit PxpB codes for the protein MDVRFINEQTIMIYFENKISEETYRNVTAMVRWIREKEILEIQDIVPSYRAVLIYFDEQAITSSKLIENLELNKFNEKNVHAVNQTNRIIKIPVQYGGTYGPDIEEVAKHNRITVEQVIEKHTSKPYLIYMLGFMPGFPYLGGLDEQLHTPRRNQPRLKIHAGSVGIANNQTGLYPSDSPGGWQIIGRTPLKVFSSEREPMSMYEAGEWIQFYAIDEQKFIQIERDISDGNFNVDDWVVIENVN